From a single Cherax quadricarinatus isolate ZL_2023a chromosome 9, ASM3850222v1, whole genome shotgun sequence genomic region:
- the LOC128686080 gene encoding uncharacterized protein: MATRVFLVFIPLLVACQLKTVQGSVLECQTTGKFPHPEDCGKYVVCLQDGPVGQFTAKEGYCFGFPYSPTERRCVSHDQQPDCFTKGLRNSLSVPHLNFLCNNGRTQGCFHCKLPYFCINNSAYVSQCDEYEACSEHVFGSPLCLPYSYNTDVCFCNKTGLMPDYYNDTYYMFCIANANQSHVTSYIYACPEGKTFSSTSNNCEESKPPVTPETPSCDGSTATRVNPNDCSYFYTCLPDNTVRTSSCGVDKYFFEKNGTCVPKCSVITHSNDEYLCQTEGKVWTTENCTRYHLCLKEGEKPHATKKCPTGYFNSLDKACSTQTPPPECIVFDYSKCPGHDKLNC; the protein is encoded by the exons ATGGCTACGAGAGTCTTCCTCGTCTTCATCCCTCTCCTG GTGGCGTGTCAGTTGAAGACCGTGCAGGGAAG CGTGCTGGAGTGCCAGACGACGGGAAAGTTCCCACATCCTGAGGACTGCGGAAAATACGTAGTCTGTTTACAAGATGGTCCCGTGGGTCAATTTACGGCCAAGGAAGGCTACTGTTTCGGCTTTCCCTATTCCCCCACCGAGCGTCGATGTGTTTCCCATGATCAGCAGCCGGATTGCTTCACCAAAGGGTTAAGGAACAGCCTCTCAGTCCCACATCTTAATTTCCTGTGTAATAATGGAAGGACTCAGGGTTGCTTCCATTGCAAGCTCCCATACTTCTGCATCAATAACAGCgcttatgtctctcagtgtgatgAATATGAGGCCTGTTCAGAGCATGTTTTCGGCTCACCATTATGCTTGCCATATTCTTACAACACTGACGTATGCTTTTGTAACAAAACTGGTTTAATGCCTGATTATTACAATGATACGTATTACATGTTTTGTATTGCAAATGCAAATCAATCTCATGTAACATCATACATATATGCATGCCCTGAAGGCAAGACATTCTCAAGTACTAGTAACAATTGCGAGGAATCCAAACCTCCTGTGACCCCAGAGACTCCTTCTTGTGACGGATCGACTGCAACAAGGGTCAACCCGAACGACTGCAGCTACTTCTACACCTGtcttcctgacaacactgtcaggaCATCAAGCTGCGGTGTCGATAAATACTTCTTCGAGAAAAATGGCACATGCGTACCCAAGTGTTCTGTGATCACACATTCTAATGATGAATATTTGTGTCAAACCGAAGGGAAGGTATGGACTACTGAAAACTGTACTAGATACCACCTGTGTTTGAAAGAAGGAGAAAAACCGCATGCCACGAAAAAGTGCCCAACTGGATATTTTAACAGCCTGGATAAAGCCTGTAGTACACAGACTCCTCCTCCTGAGTGTATCGTCTTTGATTACAGTAAGTGTCCTGGTCATGACAAGCTGAACTGTTAG